TCTGGAGACCAAGTTCAAGAAGTTCAAGGATCTGCGTGCCGAACTGGAGAGATGCGAACCTCGGGTGGTCAGCCTGCAGGATGCCGCCGATCAGCTGCTCCGCTCCGTCGAGGGCTCCGAGCAGCAATCGCAACACACCTACGAGAGGTAAGGTGTCCAGTGGGCCAGTTCCGAGGGCGGAACGAAACGATTCGTGGGTGCCGCTTGAGCTTAGGGCCTGGAAGGGTTCCAGAGTTAGTTGGGcggaaaacaattaaattctatatattttatatggttTTAGTTGGTATTCTTAGTTCATTTGACTAGTTTTAGCAATGATCATTTGGAAACTGTAGATTATCTGTGCTTTTTTGATAAGCGCCCTTTCTTCCCCGTAGAATCCAGATATTATTAGTTTCTTATTCCTTACCCAAGAGCTTTTCCCTATTTCTATTATTATCTACTATTATCAAGTAATGTTTTTTACTATGCAAATATCCCAAAACTCCCACTGTGCACTATCCACCAAAATCCTTTTCGGTAGTTCCCgctttaaaaatttaaatcacCTTCTTTCAAAATTATACTAAAAAATATCCGCAAGGATAATTAAGCCTTTTGGAACCTTCCACAACTAAACCTTATATAGCCATTTAAACTAGTAGAACGTATTTCAGCTATATACAAAATCAATCGTATCGATCGatcatttattttttgcctCTACACATATTTTGTGTTGCCGTTTTTGTTGCGTATATTATTTTGTGTTGTATTTTTGGTACTCAAAATTCTTTCGTCCGCCCATTCTAACCCTCCATCAAAACATACACCGCCAAGAGCCCatgcaaatgttttaaatgctCCAGAACCCTTTCCAGATTGACCGATCTCCGGCTGCGTCTCCAGTCCCTGCGTCGTCTATCCGGCATCTATATCGTCAAACTAGGTGCCGTCCTCGGCTACGAGGGCGACAATCTCGGCGTGCCACTGCACATGTTGTCTAGTGAGGTGAGTCCAAGTGTCCCGTCCATTGCCCAACACCTTGGTTTCCTGTTCAAAAAACATGATTtgtcccaaaaaaaaaaaaaaaatggaaaataattaaatttttgatttgttgaTTTGTGACCGCACCAGAAGTAAGTGAAACCAATTGGCAGTCGAACgagaaaatatgaaaagaatTGAAACttatgattttattatttataatttatttgtttttccttctttcttttttctgtATGGCAAATATAGCTTTTGGATAATACTACATTATCAACCTCTTCCATGCAGGCCGCCGCACCCAACACAGAAAATGCAAAGTAAATATCTATAGAAATTGATTTTAAGTTTTGATTCTCACCATGCATCGTAGTTGAAAactatttattgtttaaacaaCTTGTGCACTTTATAGTTGAAACTGAAAAGAGCACGTAGCTTGTACCCAATTAGTTGCATGATTTGCATAGTgttttcaaacattttgaacATAAACTaatggaaatattattattatttattagcAACACCGATGGCGGCGATGCTGTCGATGGCGATGTCATCAATACCACGGTTCTGGCGCGCGGTGCACGATTCCTAGGCCGCGTTGCACGTGCCTCGCTGCCCATTCAGGCGCTCATGTTGCTGCTTTTAGGTGTGGCCACCCTGGTGCCCCACGGTGAGGACTACACCTGTATGTTCTCCAACACCTTCGCGCGCAGCCTGGAGCCCATGTTGTCGTATCCCCACGGACCGCCACCCACGTAAGGTTGTCGAGTTGCAATTGGATTAGTGCAATGAAAAACGATCAAGAACAAAGTCAAGAAACCCTAAACCCTAAGAAAGAACCCCTAAGAAAACACCCAGTTTAAAGATGCCTTTTGAAAGCAAAATTTGAAGTaagaaaaatttaaacaaaaaaatgttgaatatCGAAAATGGAAGAGTTGTACATTTGTGTAGTTTATCACATTTTGTAATTGTATGTAATTTTTATAGTCATTCGATAGCTAGAGGCATTAATAAAACAACCAATTTGTATATAACCTACAGAACCGAACAGACTCGACAAGCCGAACATGAAACACGTAAAAgaattgaataaaattaaaaataaacagtaTGAACTAACTATTCAAACTAACGACACGTAACGAAAACCTTTTGTAAAACgatatatacattatacatatatatttgcacagcaaacaatttatatattcatatatatccCACGTATATGATCCCAAGAAAACTATAGAGAACCCAAACATTttgtatataaaaatatctaaGCTAAAACGAAATCAAAATACGCACACGAACATTTTACTCATCGACGCACGTTTTCGCATTTAGAGAGATCCTGGGCATCAGGAAATTGCGATCAGCATCCTACCAATTTCGTGGAACATTTTTGCAGGATATGATCTCAAGTTCCTGCTGCCAGTGATGGGCTAGAAAGGCAAACGAATCCCAAGACAAAATCATGACCCACATAGACCAATCGCTTGGAGATCCTCATGGCAAGCAATGTCCCTAGTTTGCAGCGCGTCCTTCTCCCAAACTCAGGACGATGCTGTCAACAGTGGGCAATGACCTCCATTTGGACTCCAGCTCATAAAGAGCCTCCGTGTCAAAAAGGATCACTCTACCCAAGGCCAAGATCTCTCCCACGGCCGAGGGTTAGATGGTAAAGCAGCCAGTGCGCCAGCCACAGGACACTGGGCTCGAATCCAATCCTTGAACTCCATCCCAACACTGGGGGCTAGACATTTCAAGCATTCCTGATACTCATTTCCAAATTACCAATAGACATTGACCATCGAAGCCAGCTctcaaagaaaagaaaatggaaaacgtGCGTGCCACGAGCATTGAACAAAACGAAGCAAGTGTCCTATGCCGGTGCTAAACCAACCTACAAATTTTCTGtataaagaaaaaatgtaaaatgcgtatacaaaaacaaaaatattatgaATTCATAAATGAAGAGATTAATtctttgaaaaaaaaaatcgtaaaaatgcaatttgcatattGACAAGTGACGTAAGTCCATCCAGTAAAAGATACCTATTttgttgttaatattttttgataaaCCTAATTATATTTGCCTTATACTTATCCAACTTGTTTATTACAActattttctattatttaaCGCTTGAGCAATTATTATTGAgaaaatacatacatttatttattagacCTATGAACGATTTACTATGTATAAAATTAAGTTtgatttaaatgttaaatttgtGTACTTTGCTGCTTCTATCTGGTTATGAAATAATTAGCCGTTATCGAgttaatataatttatgtaGCATTTTAAGATTTCCTTTCTTGTGAACAACTGTACCTTTATATGCATTAtgattattaaaaaaaaaacaataaaacatatattgtttattttatgggATGTATGTCTGCAGCTCTATTGACATGACTGTATACGATTTGATTTTCCAAATTTGCGGTTTTTTTTTACccattattttttaattgactTGTCAGGCGAAACAAGATTATTGCAATCTgactaaaaaaaattaaactacTTTTTAACTACGATTAGATTGCTTCATGCCAATTTTTCGGCATAAATATAATCGCTGCGTTAATATGTAGCTCATAAGTATCCTAGTGAGTACAGCTCTTGTCCTCGTGCTAACCCTATTGATGCTGGTCTACGTGTTTCTAACATGGAACTTCAACTATTGGAGAAGTCGTGGCATCAAGACGGCTCCCACTTGGCCATTTGTTGGAAGTTTTCCCAGCATTTTTACAAGGAAGCGTAATATTGCCTACGATATTGATGATATCTATGAGTATGCATTATTAAATTCGGTATATTTAACAAGATTATTGCAATCtgactaaaaaaaaattaaactacTTTTTAACTACGATTAGATTGTTTCATGCCAATTTTTCGGAATAAATATAATCGCTGCGTTAATATGTTTGCGAACAAGAACGGACGCACTGTGCACTTGAAACCCGGAGATGTGGTTACCATACCCGTAAAAGCTCTGCACCACGATCCGCAGTATTATGAGGATCCTTTGACATTCAAGCTGGAACGGATCCTTGAGAGCAATGGAGGTGGTATGAAAAGTTACAGAGACAGGGGTGTATACCTAGCCTTTGGCGATGGACCTCGTCACTGTCCAGGTTGGTGACTGAAAAATTGTATCTGAAAATCACATACTAACTCGATCTCTTCATTTAGGAATGCGATTTGCGCTGACTCAACTCAAAGCAGCTCTGGTGGAAATCTTGAGGAACTTTGAAATCAAGGTTAATCCCAAAACCCGCTCGGACAATCAGATAGATGATACTTTCTTCATGGCCACCTTGAAGGGTGGAATTTACCTGGACTTCAAGGACCTTTAAATAATAGCAATAATCGTAGTAAGCTTTGAGCTGAAAAAACTGAAT
This genomic stretch from Drosophila mauritiana strain mau12 chromosome 2L, ASM438214v1, whole genome shotgun sequence harbors:
- the LOC117150389 gene encoding probable cytochrome P450 28d2, producing MPIFRNKYNRCVNMFANKNGRTVHLKPGDVVTIPVKALHHDPQYYEDPLTFKLERILESNGGGMKSYRDRGVYLAFGDGPRHCPGMRFALTQLKAALVEILRNFEIKVNPKTRSDNQIDDTFFMATLKGGIYLDFKDL